A stretch of the Capsicum annuum cultivar UCD-10X-F1 chromosome 10, UCD10Xv1.1, whole genome shotgun sequence genome encodes the following:
- the LOC107854531 gene encoding uncharacterized protein LOC107854531, producing the protein MADEPAAVTSNKSALNCHQDSSRRDNLRRHQPSPLPAAPVKTPLPPIAAPCSNNADIRMKLAGDNQIIQTTRLFNPFYRKMMDSLESIPGIPTARSRETNPPFLS; encoded by the exons ATGGCTGATGAACCAGCGGCAGTGACCTCTAACAAATCAGCGCTCAACTGCCACCAAGACAGCAGCCGGCGAGACAACCTTCGCCGCCACCAACCTTCTCCGCTGCCAGCAGCCCCAGTGAAAACTCCACTGCCTCCCATCGCCGCTCCATGCTCCAACAATGCTGACATCCGCATGAAACTAGCCGGAGACAACCAAATCATCCAAACCACCCGACTATTCAACCCATTTTATCGAAAAATGATGGATTCGTTGGAATCCATCCCAG gtatccccacagcccgcagccgtgagactaatcctccattCCTTAGTTAG